The following proteins are encoded in a genomic region of Arachis ipaensis cultivar K30076 chromosome B02, Araip1.1, whole genome shotgun sequence:
- the LOC107627567 gene encoding uncharacterized protein LOC107627567, with amino-acid sequence MEEINCEGKQERYNEMVLDAIGITNMEDAEQEPNLKTAFYKKYFPESAREAKEMELMQLKQGSLSVTDYTSNFEELCRFSRVCQGAPETYESWKCIKNQRGLMDNIMTAVAPMDIRTFSDLVNKARVVEEYAKTVASPKETHGGCSSRGRVKHFHPRGQSFKRGGYPHQRQGGFRKNNQNQFQYAKGRGNQSGCFNYWFPGHIARDCTCGRNQNAGQGQHQGRVFAVNAKDASKVDPLMRSICLIGDKILITLYNTGASHSFISFAKVEELSLKVSD; translated from the exons ATGGAAGAAATAAATTGTGAGGGTAAGCAAGAGAGATACAACGAGATGGTGCTTGATGCAATTGGTATTACCAATATGGAAGATGCTGAACAAGAGCCTAACTTGAAG ACGGCCTTTTATAAGAAATATttccctgagtctgcaagggaagcgaaGGAAATGGAACTCATGCAGTTGAAGCAAGGTTCTCTATCTGTGACGGACTACACAAGCAACTTTGAGGAACtctgtaggttttctagggtatgtCAGGGTGCCCCAGAGACTTATGAGAGTTGGAAGTGTATTAAAAACCAAAGGGGGCTGATGGACAACattatgactgctgtggctccAATGGACATTCGTACTTTTTCTGACTTGGTGAACAAGGCGAGAGTGGTGGAAGAGTATGCCAAGACGGTAGCTTCGCCCAAGGAAACACACGGAGGATGTTCTAGTCGAGGACGTGTCAAGCATTTCCATCCGAGGGGTCAAAGTTTCAAGAGAGGAGGATATCCACATCAACGGCAAGGAGGCTTTAGAAAGAACAATCAGAATCAGTTTCAGTATGCTAAAGGGAGAGGAAATCAGAGTGGTTGCTTCAATTATTGGTTTCCTGGGCACATTGCGAGGGATTGCACTTGTGGGAGGAACCAGAATGCGGGTCAGGGTCAGCATCAAGGTCGTGTCTTTGCTGTGAACGCCAAGGATGCTTCCAAGGTGGATCCTTTGATGAGAAGTATATGTCTAATTGGTGATAAAATATTAATTACATTATATAATACTGGAGCATCGCATtcgtttatttcttttgctaagGTTGAGGAACTAAGCTTGAAAGTGTCAGATTAG